Proteins co-encoded in one Scatophagus argus isolate fScaArg1 chromosome 11, fScaArg1.pri, whole genome shotgun sequence genomic window:
- the LOC124067000 gene encoding aryl hydrocarbon receptor-like produces the protein MLGNPGSYANKKRKKPVLKQKKLSEGNDVVKSNPSKRHRDRLNGELDRLTDLLPFPEEIRSRLDKLSVLRLSVGYLRVKSYFNATMKKSNGNLMFPGVNGQSGNSMDTADFSEGELLLQALNGFVIVVTSEGFVFYVSSTIKDYLGFHQSDVVHQSVFELIHTDDRAMFRQQLHFALNPSTAGAGGEVLQSCDNTVMYSPEQLPPENSSFLERSFVCRFRCLLDNSSGFLALKFQGRLKYLHGQGGLRDNGTCNKPQLALFTIAMPVQPPSIVEIRAKMLLFQSKHKLDFTPMGIDSRGKVILGYSETELCMKGSGYQFIHAADMMYCADNHIRMIKTGESGLTVFRLLSKSGGWVWVKANAKLIYKGGRPDFIIAYQRALVNAEGEEYLRQRRLQLPFSFTTGEAVLYNTGPTVDISQFQFNKMFSNNDMHNDVSPGSLLDCFLKQDETAYAQTADVPLPVDQVFMDSRALLSISSDAWQDGGATATTGAPVVVKEEAKQSVMTMIENLEKVTQNGHLCSVLQNLDVPDTELMVLEDALKGLSQNEDQQNSISSELDSILTNDIFDYIDSVLFKAKGENDSNASPPSCLTACGNNGLMEPQLFQTPSPDCSYSPVNGIYSHQQDTVNGPLITGQSPTEPAQSFNSTQRLCHRSDLISQADASLPPLQHLQLQDIFSPSIELPQLTVPDTSADHASAIFQSCGQAHMGCPPELSGQTQSSQPLLCPQNTLQAPAMAANGQLMQQSSVKQPNNAAPVGIDILPPLIPCNDFNSSSTPNIPTPFATACLQRTPPLEAQNHQVQQWSQSQQQKLPNGGIMQNGHELMPACHSQTSESQTFPHTGLWPRSVPGLNHNQQGGLACGQAATHSSRMFDQHFSSSPAGGDVLALSGSSALRGADTLLDQSPPQGSCYFQWSHSEPVVGTSVISQENANISPLTAPSSISSLEHTLNIEHYLDCHRQTQVNMAQCRLDNFSQRENYQRK, from the exons aaagaAACTCTCTGAAGGTAATGATGTGGTTAAATCAAACCCTTCAAAGCGCCACCGGGATCGGTTGAATGGGGAGTTAGACCGGCTCACGGACCTCCTGCCCTTTCCTGAGGAGATTCGCTCTCGTCTGGACAAGCTGTCGGTTCTCCGCCTCAGCGTGGGATACCTGAGGGTCAAGAGTTACTTCAATG CGACCATGAAGAAGAGTAACGGTAATCTGATGTTTCCCGGAGTGAATGGGCAGAGCGGGAACAGCATGGACACGGCAGACTTCTCGGAGGGGGAGCTACTGCTGCAG GCGCTGAACGGCTTCGTGATCGTGGTCACGTCGGAGGGATTCGTGTTTTATGTCTCTTCCACAATCAAAGACTACTTGGGCTTTCATCAG TCGGACGTGGTTCATCAGAGTGTGTTTGAACTCATCCATACTGATGACAGAGCCATgttcagacagcagcttcacttcGCTTTAAACCCCTCAACAGCCGGCGCGGGTGGAGAAG TCCTGCAGAGTTGTGATAACACAGTAATGTACAGCCCCGAGCAGCTTCCCCCAGAGAACTCTTCCTTCCTGGAGAGGAGCTTTGTTTGTCGCTTCCGCTGCCTCTTGGACAACTCCTCTGGCTTTCTG GCTCTGAAGTTTCAGGGGAGACTGAAGTACCTTCATGGCCAGGGGGGTCTGAGGGACAATGGAACCTGTAACAAACCTCAGCTGGCACTGTTCACCATTGCCATGCCTGTCCAGCCTCCATCCATTGTGGAGATCAGAGCTAAAATGCTCCTTTTTCAAAGCAAGCACAAGCTGGACTTCACACCTATGGGTATTGATAGCAG gggGAAGGTTATTCTGGGCTATTCAGAGACTGAACTGTGTATGAAAGGCTCCGGCTACCAGTTCATCCATGCAGCTGATATGATGTACTGCGCCGACAATCACATCCGCA TGATCAAAACAGGAGAGAGCGGTCTCACGGTTTTCCGGCTCCTGAGCAAGTCCGGTGGCTGGGTGTGGGTGAAGGCCAACGCCAAGTTGATCTACAAAGGAGGAAGACCTGACTTCATCATTGCATATCAGAGAGCCTTAGT AAACGCCGAGGGTGAGGAGTATCTACGTCAGAGGAGGCTGCAGCTCCCCTTCAGCTTCACCACAGGAGAGGCCGTCCTCTACAACACCGGCCCCACAGTGGACATCTCACAGTTTCAgttcaataaaatgtttagcAACAATGACATGCACAATGACGTGAGCCCTGGCTCTCTGCTGGACTGCTTTTTAAAACAGGACGAAACAGCCTACGCCCAGACGGCAGATGTCCCCTTACCTGTGGATCAGGTGTTCATGGACAGCAGGGCCCTGCTCAGCATTTCCAGTGATGCATGGCAGGACGGTGGGGCTACAGCCACCACAGGTGCCCCTGTTGTGGTGAAAGAGGAGGCCAAACAGTCCGTGATGACTATGATTGAAAACCTGGAAAAAGTCACTCAAAATGGTCACCTCTGTTCAGTGTTGCAGAACCTTGACGTTCCTGACACAGAGCTGATGGTATTGGAAGATGCCCTCAAGGGATTAAGTCAGAATGAGGATCAACAGAACAGCATCAGTTCTGAGCTGGACAGTATCCTAACTAATGACATATTTGACTACATTGACTCTGTTTTGTTCAAGGCGAAGGGAGAAAATGATTCAAATGCCAGCCCTCCCAGCTGTCTTACAGCGTGCGGCAATAATGGCCTCATGGAGCCACAGTTGTTTCAGACACCGAGCCCTGACTGTTCTTACTCTCCAGTGAACGGCATCTACTCTCACCAGCAGGATACAGTGAATGGGCCATTGATTACAGGGCAGAGCCCAACAGAACCTGCTCAGTCATTCAACAGCACCCAGAGACTCTGCCACCGTTCGGACCTGATTTCTCAGGCTGATGCCAGCCTGCCACCtcttcaacatctgcagctcCAGGACATTTTTAGCCCATCTATAGAGCTCCCACAGCTCACTGTCCCTGACACCTCAGCTGATCATGCCTCTGCCATTTTTCAGTCCTGTGGGCAGGCACACATGGGCTGCCCTCCGGAGCTGTCTGGGCAGACACAGTCCAGCCAACCTCTGCTGTGTCCTCAAAATACTTTGCAGGCTCCTGCAATGGCAGCAAATGGACAGTTGATGCAGCAGAGCTCTGTTAAACAGCCAAACAATGCAGCACCTGTAGGGATTGACATTTTGCCACCTCTGATTCCTTGTAATGACTTTAATTCTTCTAGCACACCTAATATCCCCACTCCTTTTGCCACAGCCTGTCTGCAGAGAACCCCCCCTCTGGAAGCACAAAACCACCAGGTTCAGCAGTGGTCGCAGAGCCAGCAGCAGAAGCTGCCTAACGGTGGCATCATGCAGAATGGACATGAGCTGATGCCAGCATGCCATAGCCAAACTTCAGAAAGCCAAACATTCCCACACACTGGCCTTTGGCCAAGGAGTGTCCCCGGTCTGAACCACAATCAGCAGGGAGGGCTGGCATGTGGCCAGGCAGCTACTCACAGCAGCCGCATGTTCGACCAGCACTTCTCTTCCAGTCCAGCAGGAGGCGATGTCCTGGCTCTTTCAGGGTCATCAGCCCTGAGAGGGGCTGACACTCTTCTGGATCAGAGCCCTCCTCAAGGTTCTTGCTACTTTCAATGGAGTCACAGCGAACCTGTGGTGGGCACATCAGTCATCAGCCAGGAGAACGCCAACATCAGCCCTCTGACCGCTCCATCCAGCATATCCTCCTTGGAACACACGTTGAACATTGAGCACTACCTGGActgtcacagacagacacaagtaAACATGGCCCAGTGCAGGCTGGATAACTTCAGCCAACGAGAAAATTACCAGAGAAAATGA